From Euzebyales bacterium, the proteins below share one genomic window:
- the rplL gene encoding 50S ribosomal protein L7/L12, whose product MAKLSTTDLLDAFKEMTLLELSDFVKQFEEEFDVTAAAPVAVAAPGAAGGGEEEAAAEEQTAFDVVLTAAGDKKIQVIKEVRSLTSLGLKEAKELVDSAPKPVLEGVEREQADAAKEALEGVGASVEVK is encoded by the coding sequence ATGGCAAAGCTGTCCACCACCGATCTGCTCGACGCGTTCAAGGAGATGACGCTGCTCGAGCTGTCGGACTTCGTCAAGCAGTTCGAGGAGGAGTTCGACGTCACGGCCGCCGCGCCGGTCGCCGTCGCCGCTCCCGGTGCCGCCGGCGGCGGCGAGGAGGAGGCCGCAGCGGAGGAGCAGACCGCGTTCGACGTCGTGCTGACCGCTGCGGGCGACAAGAAGATCCAGGTCATCAAGGAGGTCCGCTCGCTGACCAGCCTGGGCCTGAAGGAGGCCAAGGAGCTGGTCGACAGCGCTCCGAAGCCCGTGCTCGAGGGTGTCGAGCGGGAGCAGGCCGATGCCGCCAAGGAGGCGCTCGAGGGCGTCGGGGCGTCGGTCGAGGTCAAGTAG
- the rplJ gene encoding 50S ribosomal protein L10: MPRPDKVAVVDEVSRRLSESTATVLTEYRGLSVDELAELRAKLRETDASYRVVKNTLTRLAAQDAGVDIPHDVLIGPTAVTFCAGDPVAAAKVLRAFSKQHPELVIKGGVLDGRVLDAAETTRLSELESREELLARLAGMMQSIVAQPARLAQANLSKFARLLAALQDKKASGPQDVAAAVEVEAAEADDDAPADAEASEA; this comes from the coding sequence ATGCCACGACCTGACAAGGTCGCCGTCGTCGACGAGGTGTCCCGACGCCTGTCCGAGTCGACCGCGACGGTGCTGACCGAGTACCGCGGCCTGTCGGTCGACGAGTTGGCCGAGTTACGGGCCAAGCTGCGCGAGACCGACGCCAGCTACCGCGTGGTCAAGAACACGCTGACCCGACTGGCCGCGCAGGACGCGGGGGTCGACATCCCCCACGACGTCCTGATCGGACCGACCGCCGTCACCTTCTGCGCCGGGGACCCGGTGGCGGCCGCCAAGGTGCTGCGGGCGTTCTCGAAGCAGCATCCCGAGCTCGTCATCAAGGGCGGGGTGCTGGACGGGCGGGTGCTGGACGCGGCGGAGACCACCAGGCTCTCCGAGCTCGAGTCGCGCGAAGAACTTCTGGCCAGGCTGGCCGGCATGATGCAGTCGATCGTCGCGCAGCCCGCGCGCCTGGCACAGGCGAACCTGTCCAAGTTCGCCCGCCTGCTGGCCGCCCTGCAGGACAAGAAGGCCTCGGGTCCGCAGGATGTCGCCGCGGCGGTCGAGGTCGAGGCCGCCGAAGCCGACGATGACGCGCCCGCCGACGCCGAGGCATCCGAGGCCTAG
- the pta gene encoding phosphate acetyltransferase, giving the protein MATSLYLASLEPDSGKSLVALGLMEMLSSRTEDVGYFRPVVPDTAETDQRIALMRGRYDLSLEPTQMAAYSAGEVETLLARGAREEVFKHILRTYKSVERECSFVLADGTDFSSVTAAFEFEFNIAVANHLGAPVLTLVNGSDRSVEDIVAAVRVAEESLADDGAVVAATIVNRVDPAHLDAVRRALENDADDQDAPLWVIPDDPRLGMPTIAEIADALGSSELHGRELDAEQEVSALKVAAMSVPNFLDHLEEGSLVIASGDRADVILGALATRATTLLPTVAGLVLTGGLEPAPQISALLGASTLPALPVDTDTYRTASNVATVRGVIRASNDRKCATALGLFERHVDVPALADRIELTRSDRVTPLMFEYDLIERARSERKRIVLPEGTDDRILHASELLRRRDVVDLVLLGDPDEVHTRADNLGIDLGDIPVIDPTTAEQRADYARRYHEARRHKGITEEQANDTIVDVSYFGTMMVEAGDVDGMVSGAAHTTGHTIRPAFEFIRTRPDVDVVSSVFFMLLPDRVLVYGDCAVNPNPTAAQLADIAVASADTAATFGVEPLVAMLSYSTGESGSGEDVDRVRDATRMARERRPELKIDGPIQYDASVDPSVAASKLPGSEVAGHATVFIFPDLNTGNNTYKAVQRSAKATAIGPVLQGLNKPVNDLSRGCTVADIVNTVAITAVQAQTQGEEG; this is encoded by the coding sequence ATGGCCACGAGCCTGTATCTGGCGTCGCTCGAGCCCGACAGCGGCAAGTCGCTGGTCGCGCTCGGTCTGATGGAGATGCTGTCGAGCCGCACCGAGGATGTCGGCTACTTCCGTCCCGTGGTGCCCGACACCGCGGAGACCGACCAGCGCATCGCGCTGATGCGCGGACGGTACGACCTGTCGCTCGAGCCGACCCAGATGGCCGCGTACTCGGCCGGTGAGGTCGAGACCCTGCTCGCACGTGGCGCGCGTGAGGAGGTGTTCAAGCACATCCTCCGGACCTACAAGAGCGTCGAGCGCGAATGCAGCTTCGTGCTGGCCGACGGAACCGACTTCAGCAGCGTCACGGCCGCATTCGAGTTCGAGTTCAACATCGCCGTCGCGAACCACCTGGGCGCACCGGTCCTGACCCTGGTCAACGGTTCCGACCGGTCCGTCGAGGACATCGTCGCGGCGGTGCGGGTGGCGGAAGAGTCGCTGGCTGACGACGGCGCCGTCGTGGCGGCCACCATCGTCAACCGTGTCGACCCTGCGCACCTCGACGCGGTGCGTCGGGCGCTGGAGAACGATGCCGACGACCAGGACGCCCCGTTGTGGGTCATCCCCGACGACCCCCGGCTGGGCATGCCCACCATCGCCGAGATCGCCGACGCGCTGGGCAGCAGCGAGCTCCACGGCCGCGAGCTGGACGCCGAGCAGGAGGTCTCCGCGCTGAAGGTCGCGGCGATGAGCGTCCCGAACTTCCTCGATCACCTGGAGGAGGGGTCACTGGTGATCGCCTCCGGGGACCGCGCCGACGTCATCCTCGGCGCGCTCGCGACCCGGGCCACGACACTGCTGCCCACGGTCGCCGGACTGGTCCTGACCGGAGGGCTCGAACCGGCACCGCAGATCTCGGCGCTGCTCGGGGCCAGCACCCTGCCCGCGCTGCCGGTCGACACCGACACCTACAGGACGGCGTCCAACGTGGCCACGGTCCGCGGTGTGATCCGGGCGTCGAACGATCGCAAGTGTGCGACCGCACTCGGGCTGTTCGAGCGCCACGTCGACGTGCCCGCGCTCGCCGACCGCATCGAACTGACCCGCTCGGACCGGGTGACGCCGCTGATGTTCGAGTACGACCTGATCGAGCGGGCGCGGTCGGAGCGCAAGCGAATCGTGCTGCCCGAGGGCACCGACGACCGCATCCTGCACGCCAGCGAACTTCTCCGCCGGCGCGACGTCGTCGACCTCGTGCTGCTGGGCGACCCCGACGAGGTGCACACCCGCGCCGACAACCTCGGCATCGACCTGGGCGACATCCCCGTCATCGATCCGACGACGGCCGAGCAGCGCGCCGACTACGCCCGCCGGTACCACGAGGCGCGCCGTCACAAGGGCATCACCGAGGAGCAGGCGAACGACACGATCGTCGACGTCAGCTACTTCGGGACGATGATGGTCGAGGCCGGCGATGTGGACGGCATGGTGTCGGGTGCCGCCCACACCACCGGCCACACGATCCGTCCGGCGTTCGAGTTCATCCGCACCCGTCCGGACGTCGACGTCGTCTCCAGCGTCTTCTTCATGCTGCTGCCCGACCGTGTGCTCGTGTACGGCGACTGTGCCGTGAACCCCAACCCGACGGCTGCGCAGTTGGCCGACATCGCGGTCGCCTCCGCGGACACCGCGGCCACCTTCGGCGTCGAGCCGCTCGTGGCGATGCTGTCGTACTCGACCGGCGAATCGGGGTCCGGTGAGGACGTCGACCGGGTGCGCGACGCGACCCGGATGGCACGCGAACGCCGGCCGGAGCTCAAGATCGACGGCCCGATCCAGTACGACGCGTCCGTCGATCCCTCGGTGGCCGCGTCCAAGCTGCCGGGCAGCGAGGTCGCGGGCCACGCGACCGTGTTCATCTTCCCGGACCTCAACACCGGCAACAACACCTACAAGGCGGTCCAGCGATCAGCGAAAGCGACGGCGATCGGGCCGGTCCTGCAGGGTCTCAACAAACCCGTCAACGACCTGTCACGCGGCTGCACGGTCGCCGACATCGTCAACACCGTCGCGATCACGGCGGTGCAGGCCCAGACGCAGGGCGAGGAGGGTTAG
- a CDS encoding acetate kinase, which yields MSVVLVINSGSSSIKYQLIDVAADAVLAGGQVERIGAGDALHTHVRHEGGDTHERRDKAAIGDHDAGLAAVVAVLRDDGLAGSLAAVGHRVVHGGDRFSDPTVIDEDVMHAIDELSVLAPLHNPANLTGIEVARRQWPDVPQVAVFDTAFHSTLPPVAHRYAVPEPWYSEHGVRRYGMHGTSHAFVARRAADLLDRSPTDLRLITAHLGNGASMTAVRGGRSIDTSMGLSPLEGLVMGTRSGDIDPAIVFHVGRSAGLSPDEIEDALNNASGLRGLCGDNDMRVVEERAADGDASAQLAFDLFCYRVRGYVGAYTVALGGLDTLVFTAGIGEHSPRVRAAVCDGLGVLGVGLDADANAASETIISRPDSSVSVLVVPTNEELEIAMRALAAVGDDRAV from the coding sequence ATGAGCGTCGTGCTCGTGATCAACAGCGGCAGCTCGTCGATCAAGTACCAGCTGATCGACGTGGCCGCGGACGCCGTGCTGGCCGGCGGACAGGTCGAGCGCATCGGCGCCGGCGACGCGCTGCACACCCATGTGCGGCACGAGGGCGGCGACACGCACGAGCGCCGCGACAAGGCGGCGATCGGCGACCACGACGCCGGGCTCGCCGCGGTCGTCGCCGTACTGCGCGATGACGGCCTCGCCGGCAGCCTCGCGGCGGTGGGACACCGTGTCGTGCACGGCGGTGACCGCTTCAGTGACCCCACCGTCATCGACGAGGACGTCATGCACGCGATCGACGAGCTGTCGGTGCTGGCTCCCCTGCACAATCCCGCGAACCTGACGGGCATCGAGGTCGCCCGCCGGCAGTGGCCGGACGTTCCCCAGGTCGCGGTGTTCGACACGGCGTTCCATTCCACGCTGCCGCCGGTGGCCCACCGCTACGCGGTGCCCGAACCGTGGTACAGCGAGCACGGAGTCCGTCGCTACGGGATGCACGGCACCAGCCACGCCTTCGTCGCGCGTCGAGCGGCGGACCTGCTGGACCGGTCCCCCACCGACCTGCGGTTGATCACCGCCCACCTCGGCAACGGCGCCAGCATGACCGCGGTCCGCGGCGGCCGCAGCATTGACACGTCGATGGGGCTCAGCCCGCTCGAAGGCCTGGTGATGGGCACACGCAGTGGCGACATCGATCCGGCGATCGTCTTCCACGTCGGCCGCAGCGCCGGGCTGTCGCCCGACGAGATCGAGGATGCGCTCAACAACGCCAGCGGTCTGCGGGGACTGTGCGGTGACAACGACATGCGCGTCGTCGAGGAGCGCGCCGCCGATGGCGACGCGAGCGCGCAACTGGCGTTCGACCTGTTCTGCTACCGGGTGCGCGGATACGTCGGCGCCTACACGGTGGCGCTCGGCGGCCTCGACACCCTGGTCTTCACCGCCGGCATCGGTGAGCACTCGCCGCGGGTCCGCGCGGCCGTGTGCGACGGGCTCGGCGTGCTGGGCGTCGGGCTCGACGCCGACGCCAACGCCGCCTCGGAGACGATCATCAGTCGCCCCGACAGCTCGGTGAGCGTGCTGGTCGTCCCCACCAACGAGGAACTGGAGATCGCAATGCGAGCGCTGGCGGCAGTGGGCGACGACCGTGCCGTCTGA
- a CDS encoding PQQ-binding-like beta-propeller repeat protein gives MIRTVAHHVLHTRVMQDAVSEIWFAHHEERTSQQGIVRVLDVDVAGGAAIEACLRDVRAAATLRHRNVVSVLGVGDRDTPYVLSRYVPFEPLTAQLGTRWTLDETIDLARPLADVLDTGAAAGLAHGAVHPRTVWLDRRAGRIERRPLLAGFGLHHLLADVAGSGRLTEPLDDFLYVAPELLRGAAPTNRSDQYALAAAVHHALTGRPLFERQTLSALFGAHLFAQPSGVERVGADASASLDEIMARALAKDPDQRFDHCGDFVDALVAWQRAASGQSPSDAAVAAVPATVSPTPPPDDIDRRSRRELPVRPLIATAAVAGVIVLALLAVTFGRGPMVDGRGAASVATRSAASRPEPVPRDPAVRWRVRIDGARPTAMHVTSAGLLIDIDDHTLVVDPDTGQVRGDLESGGGGVVADGDRYVTGDDGNLRAVDVADGTVRWQIPIATASTPTAVDDTVYGISDADVPQLIAMDAQSGERLWVFPEDEVAFPAETAVEPADDFVYLADDEAVYGILPVGAIAGEDTEMITASEPATEPLCLWRHEVDEKMWTSSLRAVDRGVAVANRSGTVCLRAHVDGERLWCVPVEGVADSRPTLYEAGDRIVVVTRDAITALDSRTGAQAWRQAGPWRRTVRGGDRLVAVQADGRLATVSLWSGALRRPVDAKVGKGALLAVDGDALYAGRRNGTVLSIDLTG, from the coding sequence ATGATCCGAACAGTGGCGCACCACGTGCTGCACACGCGGGTGATGCAGGACGCGGTCAGTGAGATCTGGTTCGCTCACCACGAGGAGCGGACGTCCCAGCAGGGCATCGTGCGCGTGCTCGACGTCGATGTCGCGGGCGGTGCGGCCATCGAGGCCTGTCTGCGGGATGTGCGTGCCGCCGCGACGCTGCGGCACCGCAACGTCGTGAGCGTGCTCGGGGTCGGCGACCGCGACACACCGTACGTGCTCAGCCGGTACGTGCCGTTCGAACCGCTCACCGCGCAGCTCGGCACGCGCTGGACGCTCGACGAGACCATCGACCTGGCACGCCCGCTCGCCGACGTGCTCGACACTGGTGCGGCCGCCGGCCTGGCACACGGCGCCGTGCATCCGCGGACCGTCTGGCTCGACCGGCGCGCGGGCAGGATCGAGCGCCGCCCGCTGCTGGCGGGCTTCGGGCTGCACCACCTGCTCGCCGACGTCGCCGGTTCGGGCCGGCTCACCGAGCCGCTCGACGATTTCCTCTATGTCGCCCCCGAACTGCTGCGTGGCGCGGCGCCCACGAATCGCAGCGATCAGTACGCGCTGGCTGCCGCCGTGCACCACGCGTTGACCGGTCGGCCGCTGTTCGAGCGGCAGACGCTGTCGGCGCTGTTCGGCGCACACCTGTTCGCGCAGCCGTCCGGCGTCGAGCGCGTCGGCGCCGACGCGTCGGCATCGCTCGACGAGATCATGGCCCGCGCGCTGGCCAAGGATCCCGACCAGCGGTTCGACCACTGCGGCGACTTCGTGGATGCCCTGGTCGCATGGCAGCGGGCGGCCTCCGGCCAGTCGCCGTCGGACGCCGCCGTCGCCGCCGTGCCCGCCACGGTGTCGCCGACGCCGCCGCCCGACGACATCGACCGGCGGTCCCGGCGTGAGCTGCCCGTCCGGCCGCTGATCGCAACAGCCGCGGTGGCCGGCGTGATCGTGCTCGCGCTGCTGGCTGTGACCTTCGGGCGCGGGCCGATGGTGGACGGGCGGGGCGCAGCGTCGGTGGCGACCCGCTCGGCCGCGTCGCGGCCGGAGCCCGTCCCCCGGGATCCAGCGGTGCGCTGGCGCGTGCGGATCGACGGCGCCCGGCCGACCGCCATGCACGTGACCTCTGCCGGTCTGTTGATCGACATCGACGACCACACCCTGGTCGTCGACCCTGACACCGGCCAGGTCCGTGGCGACCTCGAGTCGGGCGGCGGCGGCGTCGTGGCCGACGGCGACCGGTACGTCACTGGTGACGACGGCAACCTGCGCGCGGTCGACGTCGCCGACGGCACGGTCCGCTGGCAGATCCCGATCGCGACGGCGTCCACACCGACCGCGGTCGACGACACCGTGTACGGGATCAGCGACGCCGACGTGCCACAGTTGATCGCCATGGATGCCCAGTCGGGCGAGCGGCTCTGGGTGTTTCCGGAGGACGAGGTGGCGTTCCCCGCCGAGACGGCCGTCGAACCGGCCGACGACTTCGTCTACCTCGCCGATGACGAGGCGGTCTACGGCATCCTGCCGGTCGGCGCGATCGCCGGCGAGGACACCGAGATGATCACGGCGAGCGAACCGGCGACCGAGCCGTTGTGCCTGTGGCGTCACGAGGTCGACGAGAAGATGTGGACGTCCTCGCTGCGGGCGGTCGACCGGGGCGTGGCCGTCGCCAACCGCTCGGGCACGGTCTGCCTGCGCGCGCACGTCGACGGCGAGCGGCTGTGGTGCGTGCCCGTCGAAGGTGTCGCAGACTCGCGACCGACCCTGTACGAAGCCGGTGACCGCATCGTCGTCGTGACCCGTGACGCCATCACCGCGCTCGACTCGCGCACCGGCGCGCAGGCCTGGCGGCAAGCGGGCCCGTGGCGCCGGACCGTGCGTGGCGGCGACCGTCTCGTCGCCGTGCAGGCGGACGGACGCCTGGCGACCGTGTCGCTGTGGTCCGGGGCGCTGCGCCGCCCGGTCGACGCCAAGGTCGGTAAGGGCGCGCTGCTCGCCGTCGATGGCGACGCGCTCTACGCCGGACGGCGCAACGGCACGGTGCTCAGCATCGACCTTACCGGTTGA
- the rplA gene encoding 50S ribosomal protein L1, whose translation MARGRKYREAAAKIEPDRLYSPTAAMRLVKETATTSFDSTIDVAVRLGIDPRKADQMVRGSVSLPHGTGSTVRVAVFAEGAQATAAEEAGADIVGSETIIEMIEAGNLEFDAVIATPDQMGKIGRYGKVLGPRGLMPNPKSGTVTTDVGTVVREVKAGKIEYRNDRQGNVHLVVGKGSFEPRELVDNYAAVLEELVRQRPAAAKGRYLRSITVSATQGPPIAIDPARTRNLWEEDAPVG comes from the coding sequence ATGGCACGTGGAAGGAAGTACCGCGAGGCGGCCGCGAAGATCGAACCCGACCGCTTGTACAGCCCGACCGCCGCGATGCGGCTGGTCAAGGAGACGGCGACGACGTCGTTCGACTCGACCATCGACGTCGCGGTCCGGCTGGGCATCGATCCCCGCAAGGCCGATCAGATGGTCCGCGGCTCGGTGAGCCTGCCGCACGGCACCGGAAGCACCGTGCGCGTCGCGGTGTTCGCCGAGGGCGCACAGGCCACCGCCGCCGAGGAGGCGGGTGCGGACATCGTCGGCAGCGAGACGATCATCGAGATGATCGAGGCCGGCAACCTCGAGTTCGACGCCGTGATCGCCACGCCGGATCAGATGGGCAAGATCGGGCGGTACGGCAAGGTGCTCGGCCCCCGGGGTCTGATGCCGAACCCCAAGTCCGGCACCGTGACGACCGATGTCGGCACCGTGGTCCGTGAGGTCAAGGCCGGCAAGATCGAGTACCGCAATGATCGGCAGGGCAACGTGCACCTTGTCGTCGGCAAGGGGTCCTTCGAGCCGCGTGAGCTGGTGGACAACTACGCCGCCGTGCTCGAGGAGCTGGTCCGTCAGCGCCCCGCCGCCGCAAAGGGCCGCTACCTGCGGTCGATCACCGTGTCGGCCACGCAGGGCCCGCCGATCGCGATCGATCCGGCGCGCACGCGCAACCTGTGGGAAGAGGACGCGCCCGTCGGGTAG
- the rplK gene encoding 50S ribosomal protein L11, with translation MAKKMLAKLKLQIPAGQATPAPPVGNNLGQHGVNIMEFCKAFNERTQSQAGDVVPVEITVFEDRSFTFVTKTPPAASLLLKAARVEKGSGEPNRVKVGTVSRDAVRDIAERKMTDLNAIDIDGAMKIIEGTARSMGLRVE, from the coding sequence ATGGCAAAGAAGATGCTGGCCAAGCTGAAGCTGCAGATCCCTGCGGGGCAGGCCACCCCCGCGCCGCCGGTCGGGAACAACCTCGGCCAGCACGGCGTGAACATCATGGAGTTCTGCAAGGCGTTCAACGAGCGCACCCAGTCGCAGGCCGGTGACGTCGTGCCGGTCGAGATCACGGTCTTCGAGGACCGCTCGTTCACGTTTGTCACCAAGACGCCGCCGGCGGCGAGCCTGCTGCTGAAGGCGGCACGGGTCGAGAAGGGGTCCGGCGAGCCGAACCGCGTGAAGGTCGGCACCGTGTCCCGTGACGCCGTCCGCGACATCGCCGAGCGGAAGATGACCGACCTGAACGCGATCGACATCGACGGCGCGATGAAGATCATCGAAGGGACGGCGCGGTCGATGGGACTGCGCGTCGAGTGA
- the nusG gene encoding transcription termination/antitermination protein NusG, with protein sequence MPGDYYVVHTYSGYEQRVKANLENRITSMNMEDQIFEVIIPTEDAVEIKGGKKQNVKRKVFPGYVLVRMDLDDDSWYVVRNTPAVTGFVGPPGARPVPLSYREVEAILAEPEEGETSVVTKVDYEISENIRVTSGPFADFTGTISEINADASKLKVLVSIFGRETPVELGFDQVAKL encoded by the coding sequence CTGCCCGGCGACTACTACGTCGTGCACACGTACTCGGGCTACGAGCAGCGGGTGAAGGCGAACCTGGAGAACCGGATCACCTCCATGAACATGGAGGACCAGATCTTCGAGGTGATCATCCCGACCGAGGACGCGGTCGAGATCAAGGGCGGCAAGAAGCAGAACGTCAAGCGCAAGGTGTTCCCGGGCTACGTGCTCGTCCGCATGGACCTCGACGACGACTCCTGGTACGTCGTGCGCAACACGCCCGCCGTGACCGGGTTCGTCGGTCCGCCGGGTGCACGGCCCGTGCCGCTGTCGTACCGGGAGGTCGAGGCGATCCTGGCGGAGCCCGAGGAGGGCGAGACCAGCGTCGTCACCAAGGTCGACTACGAGATCAGCGAGAACATCCGGGTGACGTCGGGGCCGTTCGCCGACTTCACCGGCACGATCAGCGAGATCAACGCCGACGCGAGCAAGCTGAAGGTGCTGGTCTCGATCTTCGGTCGCGAAACCCCGGTCGAGCTCGGGTTCGACCAGGTCGCCAAGCTGTAG
- the secE gene encoding preprotein translocase subunit SecE yields the protein MQSKSADTKGEHRRMDASPPPPRRERTSVAQFLREVRLELRRVNWPSRREVASYSLVVLVAVTLLTVFVAILDQLFGQFVLQVFG from the coding sequence ATGCAATCCAAGAGTGCCGACACGAAAGGCGAGCACCGCCGTATGGACGCGTCGCCGCCGCCACCGCGTCGCGAGCGCACCTCCGTCGCGCAGTTCCTGCGCGAGGTGCGGCTCGAGCTGCGCAGAGTCAACTGGCCGTCGCGTCGTGAGGTGGCGTCCTACAGCCTCGTTGTGCTCGTCGCTGTGACGCTGCTCACGGTGTTCGTGGCGATCCTCGATCAGTTGTTCGGCCAGTTCGTGCTTCAGGTGTTCGGATGA
- a CDS encoding MaoC/PaaZ C-terminal domain-containing protein: MADPGAGGLAMGDALPERTVTLDQATLIRYAGVSGDLNPLHWDPAFAATFSPTGGVIAHGMLAMGLLSALLTDWLGDAGRVRSMSCQFRAACPVGATVTLGGEVTGVDEAEDTATVAIWARLDDGAKVIDRRTSRAVVLR, encoded by the coding sequence ATGGCTGATCCTGGCGCCGGTGGGTTGGCGATGGGCGACGCGCTGCCCGAGCGGACGGTGACACTCGACCAGGCCACGCTCATCCGTTATGCGGGCGTCAGCGGCGATCTCAACCCCCTGCACTGGGACCCCGCGTTCGCCGCGACGTTCAGCCCGACCGGCGGCGTGATCGCCCACGGGATGCTCGCGATGGGCCTGCTGTCGGCGCTGTTGACCGACTGGTTGGGGGACGCCGGCAGGGTGCGAAGCATGTCGTGCCAGTTCCGTGCGGCCTGCCCGGTCGGTGCCACCGTGACGTTGGGCGGCGAGGTCACGGGCGTGGACGAGGCCGAGGACACCGCGACCGTCGCGATCTGGGCGCGACTCGACGACGGCGCGAAGGTGATCGACCGGCGGACGTCGCGCGCGGTGGTGCTACGGTGA
- a CDS encoding MaoC family dehydratase N-terminal domain-containing protein, giving the protein MPLNADRVGHRYAPYRYEVGREHVRSYAAVTGVTDERYHDDAPDHDMSGLAVPPAYVACIAGARAWTLVMEDPGLGAHARVMHGGQELTFATPVCVGDVLVCTPTIADLRAMRNLELLTVEVACARPDGTPAVTSRSRLVFVGEQADG; this is encoded by the coding sequence ATGCCGTTGAACGCCGACCGGGTCGGCCATCGCTACGCGCCCTACCGCTACGAGGTCGGGCGCGAGCACGTGCGGTCGTACGCCGCCGTCACCGGCGTCACCGACGAGCGTTACCACGATGACGCCCCGGACCACGACATGTCCGGGCTGGCCGTGCCTCCCGCCTACGTCGCCTGCATCGCTGGCGCCCGGGCGTGGACGTTGGTGATGGAAGATCCCGGGCTCGGGGCGCATGCCCGGGTGATGCACGGCGGTCAGGAGTTGACGTTCGCAACGCCGGTGTGCGTCGGCGACGTGCTGGTCTGCACACCGACGATCGCTGATCTGCGCGCCATGCGGAACCTGGAGCTGCTGACGGTCGAGGTCGCGTGCGCCCGACCCGACGGCACTCCCGCCGTGACGAGTCGATCCCGGCTGGTGTTCGTCGGGGAGCAGGCCGATGGCTGA
- the infC gene encoding translation initiation factor IF-3 → MAERLATNTEIRAREVRLIGPEGKQVGIVPLKIAIDAAKALDLDLVEVAPNASPPVAKVMDYGKHLYEQERAEREARKQQRGGGQKAVRLRPKIDDHDFETKVRQARKFLDEGHSVRVQIMFRRRELRRPEMGVRLLDRFAEELSDIGQVETRSPMEGRFITMVLGPRAARS, encoded by the coding sequence TTGGCTGAACGACTCGCCACGAACACGGAGATCCGCGCACGAGAGGTGCGCCTGATCGGACCGGAGGGCAAGCAGGTCGGCATTGTGCCGCTCAAGATCGCAATCGACGCGGCCAAGGCGCTCGACCTCGACCTCGTGGAGGTCGCGCCCAACGCCAGCCCACCGGTGGCGAAGGTCATGGACTACGGCAAGCACCTGTATGAACAGGAGCGCGCCGAGCGCGAGGCCCGCAAGCAGCAGCGCGGTGGTGGCCAGAAGGCGGTCCGGCTCCGCCCGAAGATCGACGACCACGACTTCGAGACCAAGGTGCGTCAGGCCCGCAAGTTCCTCGATGAGGGCCACTCCGTCCGGGTGCAGATCATGTTCCGTCGCCGCGAGCTGCGGCGACCGGAGATGGGCGTCCGTCTGCTCGACCGCTTCGCGGAGGAGCTGTCGGACATCGGTCAGGTCGAGACCCGGTCGCCGATGGAGGGGCGGTTCATCACGATGGTGCTGGGTCCGCGCGCCGCCCGCAGCTGA
- the rpmG gene encoding 50S ribosomal protein L33 produces the protein MPKSDTRPKITLACTVCKERNYITSKNRHNQRERLELRKYCPRCNQHQPHRETR, from the coding sequence ATGCCCAAGAGCGACACGCGCCCGAAGATCACCCTTGCATGCACCGTGTGCAAGGAGCGCAACTACATCACATCGAAGAACCGTCACAACCAGCGCGAGCGGCTCGAGCTGCGAAAGTACTGCCCACGCTGCAACCAGCACCAGCCGCATCGCGAAACGCGGTGA